GTATATTTTCTATTATTACTCTTAACTAAATTTATAGTACTGTCTAATTTTGTTTTATTTGAGAATACTAAATCTTTTGCAAAAAAATCAGTCTTTTTATATACAAAATCAACAGTTGTATTAATTATATTTACTTTTTCATCAAATTTAGTTTTAGCATTATTTATTGGATTTAATAAATAAATACCTTCATGCCCTAGTCTTATATTAAATTTTATTTGATCTATTTTTTCATGTTCATGATCTAAAACTTCATAAAATTCATGACCTCTATTTTTTTCAGTATTATAGTCATAAGTAAGACTTAAACTATTTTTAAAATTATTTTTTTCATTTAAATTATTTACTTGTAAACCGTTATATAAATAACCTGTTAAAACTGTGTTTTCATCCAAAGCATATTTTAGATAAGTTCTATTTTCAACTAGTGTTGGAATATAGAAATCATATGTTGTAAATTTAGGCTTAACTGTTAAAGATAAATTCTTTTTAAAAAGATGAGTATGATCTACATCTAAAACTATACTATTATGATATCTTCTCTCATCTCCATTATATGAAAATGGAAATAATGTTAATTTTACATTTGAATATTTATTTGGCTTATAAAATATTCCTAATTTAAGTTGTAAGTCATCAGTTTCTTTTACTGGTTTAGTAGAAATAGCATTTTCTAACCCCAAAGTATTTGGGTCATGATGGTGTTCATGATCTTTTTCAAAAATACTATGTTCATGTCCAAATAATGTATCATCATGTTCATGTGGAGAATGAAAATGATCTTTACTTAAATGTATAATATCGGTAGATGGTGTTTCATAATTATTACCTTTTTTTTCTAATTCAAAACCTTTTCTAAAATCTTCAATTAATCCCTCAGGTTTTGTTTTTACATGTCTATACACTTCATTACTTTCTTTTATATCTCCTCTTTCTCCCCTAACTTTAAAAAAATATACGAATTTATCTCTATGAGTTCTGATTTTCAAATCTATAGGAATATATTTAATCGATAAATTTTGTCCATTAAAATAGTTTGTGTCTACACTTGATTTCATGTCAAAATGAACAGTTTTACTAACTTTTGCATTTGATAAAATTGACAAGAAAAATGCAAACAAAATTAATTTTTTTTTCATTTTATTACCCCCTTTTATTTTATTACTATAACAACTATATATAAAAAATAAATAAATAGCAATAGCTCTAAATCGGTTATTTTTTAGTTATTTTTTTCATTTTATATTTTAAGACTTAAATTTATTAACTTCATATTATTTCAATATTTTTAGTTATTTTTCAGTTATAAAAAAATGCTAACTACAATATAGTCTTATAATTAGCATTTTCATATTCTTAATTCTTAATTTTTACTTCTTAAATTCAAATCTTTCTTTATTGTCTATCAATTTTCTTTCAGTTAAGTTACCTGCAAATTTCATTAATTGACTAAACATTTTATCTGCATCTTTTTTAACCATTGAAGTTTTTTCAGCAAATATCTTATTCGCATATTGTTCTGCTTCTTTTTTACTCATTTGTGATATTTTCTTATCTTCTTCTTTTTGTTTAGCTATAAAATCTTTTTCCATACCAGACCAATGTTTTCTTATACCTGGAGTATAGAAATCTCTATTTTCTCTTGCTACTATGTGTAATGATTTCATTGCCCAGTATATTGAATTTGGTTCATATTCATTATTATCAACACGATATGTCATAGGCACTTTTGATATATTTTCATAAAATGGAACATAAACTGAATGTTCCGCTGTTCCCATAGATAACCACATAACACTTAATTTGTCTTTTCTCATTTGTATAACATGAGATTCAAGTGTTGATTCATCACCTATTGGTCTTACTTTTCCTTTATTTTTTGCTATATTAGCATCAAATTCAGTTCCTTCATATCTATATCTTAAAAAATTCATAACGTCTTCAACTGATATTTTTTTATCTGGTTTTCTAAATAATTCATAAGTTGCATTTTCATCATATTTTACTGGTGAAGATGGAGTAAAATAATTTTGTCCTTGTTGTATTCTCACTACATTATATGGACTATTTTCTTCTCTATAAGTTAAAGCTAAATGGAATTTACCATTTTTACCATTTTTTGCTAATTTATGTTTTTTTGGTAAATTTTCAATATCTTTTGATGCTATAACATCTTTGTCATTGAAATTATAATTTCCTAAATAATATGCATTAGGAAAAACTGCATATGAATCATCAGGAACTTTTACTGCAACATATTGATGACCTGTGTATATTTCCATATACCACATTTCATTTTTGTCAGCAACAACTAATATATTCCCTTCTCCTGCTCCAACTTTATCAATTATGTTTGCAATAATTTTAATACCATCTCTTGCATCTTTAGCACTCATTAAAATTAATGATGCCATATCAGGTTCTGTTATTCCACCTTTAACATATGGATCATGTTTTAAAATTGCATCATTAGCATTTGCTGAAACTGTCGTTGAAGCAGACACACCATTTTCATTAAATCCTGCTTCTCCAAACACTCCACCTGATGGATCAGAATCAGGTAATATAGAATATTTTAATGTTTTTCTTGGCATTGGCCACTTAAACCCTGTATCTGGATTAACAAACATTTCTCCCCTTTTATGAATTGCCGGTTTCATAATAACAAACTTTTTCGGATTTACTCCCTTTAAATCTTCATTTCTAGCACTTATCATTGAACCATCTACTGTTGCATTTTTACCTGCAATAAATGCTGTACAAGCTATTGCATATACTGCTGCAACAAACATACCAATTGTTAGCATAGTTTTTTTCACTTTAATCACTTCTCCTAAAAAATGGGATACAATTGCAAATACAAGTTGTACCCCTTAAATTATTAAATTTTATAAAATAATCATTGCTAGTGTAAGGATTATAATATTTAATACAAATATTATTCCTACTAACTTCATAACCCATTTAATATATGTTGAAAATTCTATTTTAGCAGTTGATAATCCACCCATAACAACACCTGAAGTTGGAGTTATTAAGTTTATTAATCCACATGCTCCTGAGAATATCATTATCATAACTTCTGGACTGTAACCTAATTTAGCAGCCAATGGTCCCATTATAGGCATTGAAACTCCTGCTAATCCTGAAGTTGATGGTATTAAGAATGATAATACCATATATAGTAAGTAAGATGCTGGTGCAAATATATATGCTTGTAATCCAGACAATCCTGATGATGCTACATTTAATATATATTTATCTAAATAAGTTGCTTGCATTAATACAGAAACTCCACGAGATAATGCAATTACTAATACAACTGATAATATGTCAGCAGCACCTGCCATAAATGAATCAACTGTTTCTTTTTCACTAAATCCATTTATAACTGCTATTACTATACCTGCAAAAGTAAACCACATAGATAATTCTCCAAAATACCATTCTCCTAATGAAGTTCCTGTTAAATATGATGACCATCCTTCAAATATATGAATATCATATTCTCCCCAAGCAATTAATGATAAAATCATTATTACAAATGTGAATGCGAATACTACCAATGTGAACTTCTGTCTTCCCGTAAATTCAGTATTTTCAAAATTTACATGTCCAAAAGATTTTTTCATATCTTCTTGTTCTTGTAATGATAAGAATATAGAACCTTTATCAGCTTTAACTTTTTTAGCGTATCTCATTACATATATAGTTGCTGCTATTAATGAAGTAATCCATAATATTACCCCTAATAACATTACTTTACCATTACTAACTTCTATACCAGTAGCATTAATTGCTCCCATAGCAACTCCTGTCGCAAATGGATTAACAGTAGAACCTAAAACCCCTACTCCTGCTCCTAATAAGATAGTAGCAGCACCTACTAAACTATCAAATCCTGCCGCAACCATAGTAGCACATATTAAACTATAAAATGCTATTGTTTCTTCTGCCATACCATATGTAGATCCTCCAATAGAGAATAATGTCATAAGTATAGGTATTAAAATTATTTCATTTCCTTTTAATTTTTTTACTAATGCTGCTATACCTGCATCTAATGCACCAGTTTTAGTAACTATACCTAAAAATCCACCTAGTAATAGTACGAATACACATACATCTACTGCATCCTTAAATCCATTAAATGGAGCCATAAATACTGTTGCTAATGTTGCTGGAACAACTCCATCTACTACACTTGAATTTTCACTTATCATTTCAGCAGTTACACCTTCTGATAATCTAGGTAGTAAATAAGTTAATATTGCTATTATTATTAATAGTATAAATATTATTGAATATGCCGATAATGATTTACGCTCTTTTTTATTGCTCATACACTTATCCTCTTTTCTATTTTTTTATTACTGTACCTGTTTCTCCCTTTAATGCTATGCTAGCATTTTCAAGTGAAGTTATTATTGCTTCCCCATTAGAATTATTAACAAATTCTAAACAAGCTTCAACTTTAGGTAACATTGAACCTTTTGCAAAGTGTCCTTCTTCTATATATTTGTTTGCTGTATTAACATCTAATACATCTAATTCTTGTTGATTAGGTTTATTGAAGTTTATACATACTTTATCTACTGCAGTTAATATTACTAATTTATCTGCATTTAAGTCTTGGGCTAATTTAGCACTTGATTTATCCTTATCAATTACTGCATCTACACCTTTTAAACCATTTTCAGTTTGTATAACAGGTATACCACCACCACCAACAGTGATTACTATATTACCTGCTTCAACTAATTGTTTAACTATTTTTAATTCTACAATTTCAATAGGTTTAGGTGAAGCCACTACTCTTCTATAACCACGACCTGCATCTTCAACAAATGTAAATCCTTTTTCTTTTATTATTTCATCTGCTTGTTCTTTATTATAGAACATTCCAATAGGTTTAGTTAAATTTTTAAATGCTGTGTCATTTTTATCAACTAATACTTGTGTTACTATTGTTGCTACTTCTCTATCTAAGTTTTCTTTTTTCAACTCTTCTCTTATTGCTTGTTGAAGATGATAACCTATATAGCCTTGACTCATAGCACCACACTCTGCAAAAGGCATATATGGAGTCTTAACTTCTCCATTTGCTGCATAATCCATTGCTAAGTTTATCATACCTACTTGCGGTCCGTTTCCATGTCCTATTATTACTTCATGTCCCTCTTTGGCCATAGAAACTATAGCTTTAGCAGTACTTTTAACTAATTCTAGTTGTTCATTAGGGTTTTTACCTAATGCATTTCCTCCTAAAGCTATAACCAATCTATATTTTTTCATTTATTATTTTAATGTTGCATACATAACTGCTTTTATTGTATGCATTCTATTTTCAGCTTCATCGAAGACTTTTGATTGAGGGCTTTCAAATACTTCGTTTGATACTTCCATTTCAGGTATTCCGAATTTATCATTTATTTCTTTACCAATAGTTGTATTTAAGTCATGGAATGATGGTAAGCAATGTAAGAATATTGCTTCATCTTTCGCATATGACATAGCTTTTTTATTAACTTGGTAAGGTTTTAATAATTTAATTCTTTCTTCCCATACTGAATCTGGTTCTCCCATAGATACCCATATGTCAGTATAAATTACATCAGCATCTTTACAACCTTTTGAAACTGATTCTGTAAATGTTAGACTTCCACCATTTTGTTTTGCGATTTCTTTACATTTAGCAATTAAACTAGCTTCAGGTTTTAATTCTTTTGGTCCACATGCTGTAAAGTTTAATCCAAGCATTGAACAAACAACCATTAATGAGTTAGCAACATTATTTCTAGCATCTCCCATAAATGTAAAGTTTAATCCTTTAAGATATCCAAAGTTTTCTTCTATTGTTAACATATCTGCTAACATTTGAGTTGGATGATATAAATCAGTTAAACCATTCCATACAGGTACTCCTGCATATTTTGCTAGTTCTTCAACTAATACTTGGCTAAATCCTCTGTATTCTATACCATCATACATTCTTCCTAATACTCTTGCTGTATCTGCTATACTTTCTTTTTTACCCATTTGTGATGAACCCGGATCTAAGTAAGTTACTCCCATTCCTAAATCCATTCCAGCTACTTCAAAAGCACATCTTGTTCTTGTAGAAGTTTTTTCAAATAGTAAAACTATATTTTTTCCTTCTAAATATTTATGTGGTGTTCTAGTTCTTTTTAATTCTTTAAATTGTCTAGATAGCTTTAATAAATCTCTAACTTCTTCTGATGTGAAGTCTAATAGTTTTAAAAAACTCTTTCCTTGTAAATTTTTTGGCATGTTTAATTTTCCTTTCGCTTTTTAATTTTTATATATTTTTATTAGTCTTCTCTAACAAGTGGCATTGACATACATCTAGGACCTCCACGTCCTCTTGATAATTCAGCACTTGGCATTTCTATAACATTAATTCCATGTTCTCTTAATAAAGCATTAGTAACTTCATTTCTGTCATAAACAATAACTGTTCCTGGAGCTATACATAATGTATTAGAACCATCATTCCATTGTTCTCTTTCGGCAACTATTCTATCTCCACCACCACAAGGTATTAATATTGCTTTTCTACCTATATGTTTAGTTAAGATTTCTTCTAGTGTTCCTATATGTTCAGTAACTTTAACATTATCTCCATCTCTTGTTAATTCAAACACTCTTAATGTTCCAAGTATTCCTGGGTGAACACTAAATTTGTCATGGTCTATTTGAGTAAATACTGTATCTAAGTGCATAAATGCTCTTGAAACAGGTATATCAAATGCTAATATTGTTTCTATATGTGAATTTTTTTCATCAAATAATAAATTTTTTGCAACAAGATCTATAGCACCAGCTTCTGTTCTTTGAGAAATACCGATTGCTAAAACCTTATCGTTAATATTTAATACATCCCCACCTTCAATATGGAAAGGATTAGTTCTATCATAGAACATTGTTAATTTCCCCTTATAATCT
This portion of the Oceanivirga salmonicida genome encodes:
- a CDS encoding C69 family dipeptidase, yielding MKKTMLTIGMFVAAVYAIACTAFIAGKNATVDGSMISARNEDLKGVNPKKFVIMKPAIHKRGEMFVNPDTGFKWPMPRKTLKYSILPDSDPSGGVFGEAGFNENGVSASTTVSANANDAILKHDPYVKGGITEPDMASLILMSAKDARDGIKIIANIIDKVGAGEGNILVVADKNEMWYMEIYTGHQYVAVKVPDDSYAVFPNAYYLGNYNFNDKDVIASKDIENLPKKHKLAKNGKNGKFHLALTYREENSPYNVVRIQQGQNYFTPSSPVKYDENATYELFRKPDKKISVEDVMNFLRYRYEGTEFDANIAKNKGKVRPIGDESTLESHVIQMRKDKLSVMWLSMGTAEHSVYVPFYENISKVPMTYRVDNNEYEPNSIYWAMKSLHIVARENRDFYTPGIRKHWSGMEKDFIAKQKEEDKKISQMSKKEAEQYANKIFAEKTSMVKKDADKMFSQLMKFAGNLTERKLIDNKERFEFKK
- a CDS encoding YfcC family protein; this translates as MSNKKERKSLSAYSIIFILLIIIAILTYLLPRLSEGVTAEMISENSSVVDGVVPATLATVFMAPFNGFKDAVDVCVFVLLLGGFLGIVTKTGALDAGIAALVKKLKGNEIILIPILMTLFSIGGSTYGMAEETIAFYSLICATMVAAGFDSLVGAATILLGAGVGVLGSTVNPFATGVAMGAINATGIEVSNGKVMLLGVILWITSLIAATIYVMRYAKKVKADKGSIFLSLQEQEDMKKSFGHVNFENTEFTGRQKFTLVVFAFTFVIMILSLIAWGEYDIHIFEGWSSYLTGTSLGEWYFGELSMWFTFAGIVIAVINGFSEKETVDSFMAGAADILSVVLVIALSRGVSVLMQATYLDKYILNVASSGLSGLQAYIFAPASYLLYMVLSFLIPSTSGLAGVSMPIMGPLAAKLGYSPEVMIMIFSGACGLINLITPTSGVVMGGLSTAKIEFSTYIKWVMKLVGIIFVLNIIILTLAMIIL
- the arcC gene encoding carbamate kinase gives rise to the protein MKKYRLVIALGGNALGKNPNEQLELVKSTAKAIVSMAKEGHEVIIGHGNGPQVGMINLAMDYAANGEVKTPYMPFAECGAMSQGYIGYHLQQAIREELKKENLDREVATIVTQVLVDKNDTAFKNLTKPIGMFYNKEQADEIIKEKGFTFVEDAGRGYRRVVASPKPIEIVELKIVKQLVEAGNIVITVGGGGIPVIQTENGLKGVDAVIDKDKSSAKLAQDLNADKLVILTAVDKVCINFNKPNQQELDVLDVNTANKYIEEGHFAKGSMLPKVEACLEFVNNSNGEAIITSLENASIALKGETGTVIKK
- the argF gene encoding ornithine carbamoyltransferase; amino-acid sequence: MPKNLQGKSFLKLLDFTSEEVRDLLKLSRQFKELKRTRTPHKYLEGKNIVLLFEKTSTRTRCAFEVAGMDLGMGVTYLDPGSSQMGKKESIADTARVLGRMYDGIEYRGFSQVLVEELAKYAGVPVWNGLTDLYHPTQMLADMLTIEENFGYLKGLNFTFMGDARNNVANSLMVVCSMLGLNFTACGPKELKPEASLIAKCKEIAKQNGGSLTFTESVSKGCKDADVIYTDIWVSMGEPDSVWEERIKLLKPYQVNKKAMSYAKDEAIFLHCLPSFHDLNTTIGKEINDKFGIPEMEVSNEVFESPQSKVFDEAENRMHTIKAVMYATLK
- the arcA gene encoding arginine deiminase: MINVRSEIKTLKKVLLHRPGNELLNLTPDSLERLLFDDVPFLKVAQKEHDEFARILRENGIEVVYLEDLVAQTLDTSEELKIQFLKQFIDEGGVKLESHKKALLDLFMSYKDTKEMVLKTMEGVNYSELSIERCDLVSHLEDPTELILDPMPNLYFTRDPFASVQNGVILNRMYSVTRNRETIYAYYVFHYHPDYKGKLTMFYDRTNPFHIEGGDVLNINDKVLAIGISQRTEAGAIDLVAKNLLFDEKNSHIETILAFDIPVSRAFMHLDTVFTQIDHDKFSVHPGILGTLRVFELTRDGDNVKVTEHIGTLEEILTKHIGRKAILIPCGGGDRIVAEREQWNDGSNTLCIAPGTVIVYDRNEVTNALLREHGINVIEMPSAELSRGRGGPRCMSMPLVRED